In Bos indicus x Bos taurus breed Angus x Brahman F1 hybrid chromosome 1, Bos_hybrid_MaternalHap_v2.0, whole genome shotgun sequence, a single window of DNA contains:
- the MAGEF1 gene encoding melanoma-associated antigen F1: MLQKPESGALPIPQAEREMDGSHDGETQALTASQEMAPSPLLQERPEEDLGAVREEGATEPSLTPKGARALAAKTLARRRACRRLDRTVAELVQFLLLKDRKKSPITRSEMVKYVIGDLKDLFPEIIARAAEHLRYVFGFELKQLDRKHHTYILINKLKPIEDEEEALRGDGPRLGLLMMILGLIYMKGNSAREAQVWAMLRRLGVRPSKYHFLFGYPKRLIMEDFVQLRYLNYRRVPHTNPPECEFSWGPRSNLETSKMKVLGFVAKLHKKEPQHWPVQYREALADEADRARAGASVRARASTHLW, from the coding sequence ATGTTGCAGAAACCCGAGAGCGGGGCTCTCCCCATCCCTCAGGCGGAGAGGGAGATGGATGGCAGCCATGACGGTGAGACCCAGGCTCTGACCGCCTCGCAGGAGATGGCCCCGAGCCCCCTCCTGCAGGAGAGGCCCGAGGAGGACCTTGGCGCTGTAAGGGAGGAGGGGGCTACAGAACCCTCTCTCACCCCGAAAGGCGCGAGGGCTTTGGCAGCCAAAACCTTGGCCCGGCGTAGAGCCTGCCGCCGTCTGGATCGGACGGTAGCCGAGTTGGTGCAGTTTCTGCTGTTGAAGGACAGGAAGAAGAGCCCCATCACTCGCTCCGAGATGGTGAAATACGTTATCGGAGACTTAAAGGATCTGTTCCCTGAGATCATCGCAAGGGCCGCAGAGCATCTGCGGTATGTCTTCGGTTTCGAGCTGAAACAGCTTGACCGCAAGCACCACACTTACATCCTGATCAACAAACTAAAACCTATTGAGGATGAGGAGGAGGCTCTGAGAGGAGATGGCCCCAGGTTGGGTCTCTTAATGATGATCCTGGGCCTTATCTACATGAAAGGTAATAGCGCCAGAGAGGCACAGGTCTGGGCGATGCTGCGTCGGTTGGGGGTGCGTCCCTCAAAGTATCACTTCCTCTTTGGGTACCCGAAGAGGCTTATTATGGAAGATTTCGTGCAGCTGAGATACCTCAATTACAGGCGTGTGCCTCACACCAACCCACCGGAATGTGAATTCTCTTGGGGTCCCCGAAGCAACTTGGAAACCAGCAAGATGAAAGTCCTGGGGTTCGTGGCCAAGCTCCATAAGAAAGAACCCCAGCACTGGCCAGTGCAGTACCGTGAGGCCCTGGCAGATGAGGCTGATAGGGCCAGAGCTGGGGCAAGTGTGAGGGCTAGGGCAAGCACCCACCTCTGGTGA